aaaaaaaaattgagagattAAACGTCTATTTACAAAAACTAATATATTTGTTATGATTCACAAGTCAAAAAGGTTTGGGATTGAGAGATGAAATTGGTTGTTGTCTTGTTGCGATAATCAAATAAAGGATCAGATCATCATCCTCACTACCACCATTTCTGACCGCCAGTTTCCCAGACTCACAGCCTCAGTCTCAATTCTCATTAGTTATTACCAAACGCTACCTTATAGCTCTTGGGTGGGCTAAATCTAATAATAGTGAGGAAACTAGTTCATGACTTACTACTAGTTACAGCAAAATATGCAAACATCCAATCGACCCAATGGAATTTATTCCAACATCGATTGGACGAAACACTGAAGCAATTGACtgtaagaagaagaaggaacacTGTACTTTTTCTATCTCTTTCGATGTGTGTGTGGTTGGGGGAATTAtaaataattcttaaaaattttaagatggAAATATTATATATCCATGTTTGATTCAAAGTttgaaaaactatttttaagTAAGTTTGATTTTACGGAATCAAAATACTATCGTTTCAATTTCCATCTTCCCTTTGGGTATATGTAATTTCCATGGGAATAGAGTTTTTGTAATAAAGTAATACTTAAACCACACACACTCTTTGTATAATTGTATTCATGagttatataatatatttgtcGTCTGTAtatcattttttttccttttaactatttatattttattttaatattatttagttataataatattattaaaaatatatattgttaaaataaaataaaaatattgaatattatttttaattataaaaatattaataatatttattatataaatcaacattcactttacacattttttttcctttaacaTAATTTcatacttctttttctttctctctcttcattttttgttaattttttacaCAACTAAAATTTAGTTGatgattataatttttttttaattgctaaACATATGTACTAAGTGATTGAGTGATTgcattcattaatttttttatttctttgtaTAATTCTTTGTATAATTGTATTCATAAATTATAGTGTCTTTACGTTTATATATCCCttcttttttttaacaatttatatttttttaaatatcatttaGTTGTCataatattattgaaaataCATTTTATTAcaatttatgaaaaataaaattaaaaaattaaatgtcctttttaattatcaaaacattaataatattcatatttgtattttatctaataattttatcattgtatcatagtatttaaaattttaaatataacctaaaaatgattaaaaaaacaaaaggaactatttaaaacataaaaaaaaataattatatgaattcagataaataaatttcaattaaatatttttattatttatagtctaatttatgtataattttattttttataattattaaattttaaattattttttattttaaattgtcATTTATCATCAgttgttataaaatttaaattaattttgatatgttgctaaataaaattttaaacttcttaattaattaaatttaattcatattattttttaattgaattacaaaataatttttaagtataattattatctatattaaaatagtatttttttgtatttattttttattaaataataatattattaaatcaTATATAAATTGCCAAATTACATAAATGTATTATACAATATTTATTACAAATTAACTtctaaatttaatattaatttaatatatttttaaattgtatatataacattttaaatttatattatataatataattaatttagcTCTTCGCGCTTAATCTAGTTAAGGTAATTACCTCCTCCTAAGGTAATTAAGCTCATTATCAGTTGTTTAACAGAGAATAGTAGAATACTACTTATAATGAAAATCTAACTCTGTATTTCGTATATGAAATAATTTGTCCTGCTTAATATATGCCTTCCACAtattcattgacaattgtcaaTTAACTTCCAACCCCacagtttaaaaaaaaaaatcgataAATATGTTTACTCAACTTTATTCTAAATACCGAAAATTTTCTATACTTcaaaattcaacttgaacttTTGGTAAACGGTTCATAAACTCTTTACACACATCCATCACTAGAAGTGTTAGAACAGCGTAGAGAGTTGTGTGTTTTGTGGAAAATACAAGTAGAGTTATTGGATGAAAAGTTGAAAACCATTTACCGAAGCTCATTTAATTCaatgattaaaaataagaatttgaatgtaagaaaaaattacattaaaaccaaactaataaaagaaaatattagcACAAAACTTAATTCTATTTCAAGATTATCTTATTCATTATTAGTTTAAAAGAGAATAAGACTCGTTTCTAAAATACTACTTATAATGAAAATCGCTACGTAATTCATAAATGAAGTAATTTGTCCTGCTTAATATATATGCCTTAGCTTCCACGTATTCCATTATTAACAATTGAATTCCAAACCCCacaattttgaaattttaaaaatatataagactATACATAAATAAATCAATCAATTTTTTGCTTAGAAAAAATAGCCTAAATAATACATTCCCACTCATGTACAATAACTATCACCGCCACTCAATGCTTCCTCTGTCACAAACATTCACGTCAAATACTAATATACTCtgtatatatacacacacatatTCATGTAAAATATTCCACTCACACAACTATATCAATCATCAAGCTCTTATTATCTTCCAAATTGCATAGATTTATCATTTGCAGAAAAAGGCTTGTCTGCAAAGCCCTTTATTGTGTTGATGGTGTTGTCAAAGTGATGCCTCACACTAAATTCTCTTAGAATATGTCCTTTACACCAATGTCTTGACCAAAAGTCTCAAATTCGAGAATTCAAAATTGGTAAATTCTTTGTTAGGAAACCTCTGCTTCTTTTCATGGGGCCTCAATCAAGTCAGCTCGAGTTAGTCGAATTCCTGGTAATAAGACTCGGCTGCTGCTGGTTCGATTGAGGCCGAAAAAGGAGCATGTCTTTTGTGAGTTCTTCAACCAGATCATTGGTTATCATACATTCTATATCTCTTTCCAATACATTGATCTCTTCAGATACTAATCCAGACCAAGGGACTGAGCCCAAATGTTGAGCCACCAAATCATCAAGAGAATAAGGATATATTTCATCACATTGCGGATACAAAGAAGCACTGATGATTTCCCACACTGATTTCAACAATTCTTTTCCACAAGGTGGTGCCATCATCATGGAAGTGTTGCTTACTTTCCTTCTGAATCTTGATAATGTCAAAGATGGTCCAAGAACAACCGAAAGTGCCTCGTTCAACAAATCAAGCAAGACCCTCTTGTTTATCATATTCTCATTCCGATCCTTTATAGAACCTTCGTCATTCTCGTTGATTGATCTCTCGCCAGATGCTTCCACTTCTTTGAATACCAAGTTACCGATAGGCTTTGCCAATGAGTCTCCTCTTAGTAAAGATTTATCCCATGATCCAAAGTACAGACCAGAGGCAACTAGTAGATCTCTTATGAAAGATTCTGCTGGATCCTCTAGTTGAACTATCTCGGATTCAAGAGGCTCCTGTTTTGTTGTCATGTCGTCGGAACCATTCGACTCGAGTTGATTGAGCTGTCTCCTTAGCTCTGTCAAATCAACACCAAATCATCTATCAGCAAGAATTCGACATCTAAATGGAAAGTTGGATTGAGACCCAAGGGAGAGTcaaagaattgaaagaaaaaaattaaatcataatCTGAAGTGAATTTAATATGAATAGTCAATTCCAGATCTTGCAAGCTAGTTCCATATAAAAACAAGGTAGTTTATTGATGTAGTATAACCAAGTTTAAGGCAAATTAAAGCCTATGATATCATTAGTTCATTACTCAAAGACTAAAGTTAGAATTATATCATACCACTCAAACCAGAGCTGATATCTCTGAAAACCTGGGGAACAATGTTGTCATCCCTCGAAGAAACGTCTGGAGTTGATAGTGGACTTAAGTATTCAGCTCGCTTCCAAAATTCTTCATGAACACTGCTGCACACTGATGCAGGACTAGGAGGTACCTCAGTGGAGTTCTCCTAAAGAATACCACAGAAAATCCAGTGGTTAGACAACAGATAATGtgaaatataattttcaaagGCAATGCCGGAGAAtggtaaaaaattataacaactTACATGCCTCTCGCCGTAGGTCAATAGAACTGTCGGTCCACTGGTGACATCTCTCACCATGGAACCATATTCATTGCCATGTGATTCTACCATTGATTGAATCCTTTTTCCGAAAAGCCTCCCTCTTAGACCAAGGCTATATCTAAAATGGGAGACTTTCTCTTTGATATTGAATCTATCCTTTTTCTGTTTTTTAACATCAACAGAAATAGTTTCAACAGCTTCAAGCTTCCTTCGAATTTGTGCACCAGTTAAAACGTGGCGATCCTCTAGAAGTAGCTTCCCAAACGATGTTCCTGATCCTGATACAGGAGCAGACAAGGACCTTACAaggtttcttggggacaagtcCCTTTGGAACAACACATTGTCATCTGGATCATGCCTGAAAGATCCTGTTTGCATTTCATTTTCCCCTTTTGAAACTTTCCAATGGCTTGTGGCATTTGAACACTTATCTTCTGTTTGCTTTTGCCTAACTCTGTGATTGACTAAAGCATGTGGCGCCGAGTTCCTAGAAGTCACCTCAGGAAGGTCAATGCGCATTTCGCTTTTCCCTATATTTCTTAGCCTCTCCGACGAGAACCTCCTTGTGTCTCTGTTGATAAATTCTGGGGAGCTTGGTCCGTTGAACAGCATATCATTTTTATATGACCTTGTTGATTCTGACCGGAATAAATTTGCTTCGACGTCTCTAGTTGCACTTTCTCTGACCTGTTTTGCTATGTGCTGGGCTATTAGTTTAGGATCAGCTGGCTTTTCATTGTAACGTGTCTCAATTCCACTCCCTCGAACCACAGAACCCTTCTTGACAGTTCTCCCTTGTAGTTCACTTTTCAATCGCTCTTTGACCTCCTCAAGAAAATCTGCTATACTGTTTCTGCCTTGTAAAGTGCCAGATGAACCAGTCCAACTGTCTTCATGATTGCAAATGCTATCAAGGCCAGGCTTCAAGACAACTATCCGAGTCGGAGAAG
The genomic region above belongs to Arachis stenosperma cultivar V10309 chromosome 5, arast.V10309.gnm1.PFL2, whole genome shotgun sequence and contains:
- the LOC130979014 gene encoding uncharacterized protein LOC130979014 — translated: MGGLLHLFEFNQGRMAKKVHAHKRHQGGLEAPRNSLDLQLETSQYHCPEGELPIAYDYQVEEDWSENIHCGNMGSMKKLINEELSKRSTTKQNAPSLVARLMGIDTMPPDTKSVVPLERTSEIMGTKFSKREMNGRDSVSRGYYNFNSSSEMELDSFYGGIDDDDGWSQSFGKPRPREHPQEEELQKFKKEFEAYQAARFLECSKVAEIDSIPRRLLPQENLNKENLTHDTSSHRTTMEKLAELDSHLLKSELPDIGGPEYGDEVMELIPAMQKKSFPSRSRTLSRDFEESLIMKSYHKFDRSSSPTRIVVLKPGLDSICNHEDSWTGSSGTLQGRNSIADFLEEVKERLKSELQGRTVKKGSVVRGSGIETRYNEKPADPKLIAQHIAKQVRESATRDVEANLFRSESTRSYKNDMLFNGPSSPEFINRDTRRFSSERLRNIGKSEMRIDLPEVTSRNSAPHALVNHRVRQKQTEDKCSNATSHWKVSKGENEMQTGSFRHDPDDNVLFQRDLSPRNLVRSLSAPVSGSGTSFGKLLLEDRHVLTGAQIRRKLEAVETISVDVKKQKKDRFNIKEKVSHFRYSLGLRGRLFGKRIQSMVESHGNEYGSMVRDVTSGPTVLLTYGERHENSTEVPPSPASVCSSVHEEFWKRAEYLSPLSTPDVSSRDDNIVPQVFRDISSGLSELRRQLNQLESNGSDDMTTKQEPLESEIVQLEDPAESFIRDLLVASGLYFGSWDKSLLRGDSLAKPIGNLVFKEVEASGERSINENDEGSIKDRNENMINKRVLLDLLNEALSVVLGPSLTLSRFRRKVSNTSMMMAPPCGKELLKSVWEIISASLYPQCDEIYPYSLDDLVAQHLGSVPWSGLVSEEINVLERDIECMITNDLVEELTKDMLLFRPQSNQQQPSLITRNSTNSS